A single genomic interval of Tsukamurella paurometabola harbors:
- a CDS encoding Rv2175c family DNA-binding protein produces the protein MSSVPYLSDDLLPEGTATYSVSTVAKGLGVSQSKVLQLLRDRQLIAVRRGGDFHIPRLFFGEVDGRFSIAKHFTGLLSVLRDGGFREEEILRWLFEPQEDLGDCPAELLHTDSAREIIRRAQSMAF, from the coding sequence GTGAGCTCCGTCCCGTATCTCAGCGACGATCTGCTGCCCGAGGGCACCGCCACCTACAGCGTCTCCACGGTCGCGAAGGGCCTCGGCGTGTCGCAGTCGAAGGTGCTGCAGTTGCTGCGCGACCGGCAGCTGATCGCCGTCCGGCGCGGTGGCGACTTCCACATCCCGCGTTTGTTCTTCGGCGAGGTCGACGGCCGCTTCTCCATCGCCAAGCACTTCACGGGCCTGCTCAGCGTGCTCCGCGACGGCGGCTTCCGCGAGGAGGAGATCCTGCGCTGGCTGTTCGAGCCGCAGGAGGACCTGGGCGACTGCCCCGCCGAGCTGCTGCACACGGACTCCGCGCGCGAGATCATCCGCCGCGCGCAGTCGATGGCGTTCTGA
- a CDS encoding alpha-(1->6)-mannopyranosyltransferase A — MSGSVQSALRGYSTFLRSPEGRPALLGLLGAVLTTLGSFGAGAIRVHDTTLEAAHLSWLRFGHGLVLSSILFWTGIALLVIAWIRLGRGALAGRLEVPQVAGTVALWIAPLLVAVPLYSRDAYSYLAQGALLRDGFDPYVDGPVVNPNGLLDDVSGIWTTTTAPYGPLFILIAKWITQLCGDDVLAGVIALRLVMLPGIALSVWGVAKLARHFGAKPSVSLWFAVLNPLVIVHLVGGVHNEALMVGLMVAGIAMVLDRQHLFGVAVIVTAVAVKGTAAIALPFVVWIWFHHRREANPGESTAKAFGTVLAASLGAFVALFAAFSLIAGVGLGWTTALAGSIKIINYITLPTAVAQITAFLAAPFTDLHLAPILVVTRALGIVLLAVTLVVLWWRFRQNERRNVMGILLGLLAVCVLSPASLPWYYTWPLAVAGAFTWSRRTLAIIAGLSVWLMVVFMPTGSIGLYSLWNVALAVALGALAGWSLLGPDPLKVRPKLGLAPSVV, encoded by the coding sequence ATGTCCGGATCAGTTCAGTCCGCGCTGCGCGGCTACAGCACCTTCCTGCGCTCGCCCGAGGGGCGCCCCGCCCTGCTCGGGCTGCTCGGCGCGGTCCTGACCACCCTGGGCAGCTTCGGTGCGGGGGCGATCCGCGTGCACGACACCACGCTCGAGGCGGCGCACCTGTCGTGGCTGCGTTTCGGCCACGGCCTGGTGCTGAGCTCGATCCTGTTCTGGACCGGGATCGCCCTGCTCGTGATCGCGTGGATCCGGCTGGGTCGCGGCGCGCTCGCCGGCCGGCTGGAGGTCCCGCAGGTCGCCGGCACCGTCGCGCTGTGGATCGCGCCCCTGCTGGTGGCCGTTCCCCTGTACTCGCGCGACGCGTACTCCTACCTCGCGCAGGGGGCACTGCTGCGCGACGGCTTCGACCCGTACGTCGACGGCCCGGTCGTGAACCCGAACGGCCTCCTCGACGATGTGAGCGGCATCTGGACCACGACCACCGCGCCCTACGGCCCGCTGTTCATCCTCATCGCGAAGTGGATCACCCAGTTGTGCGGCGACGACGTGCTCGCCGGCGTCATCGCCCTGCGGCTCGTCATGCTCCCCGGCATCGCCCTCTCGGTGTGGGGCGTCGCGAAGCTGGCGCGGCACTTCGGTGCGAAGCCGTCCGTGTCGTTGTGGTTCGCGGTGCTCAACCCCCTGGTGATCGTGCATCTCGTGGGCGGCGTGCACAACGAGGCCCTCATGGTGGGCCTCATGGTGGCGGGCATCGCGATGGTGCTCGACCGGCAGCACCTGTTCGGGGTCGCGGTGATCGTGACGGCGGTCGCCGTCAAGGGCACCGCCGCGATCGCGCTGCCCTTCGTGGTGTGGATCTGGTTCCATCACCGGCGCGAGGCGAACCCCGGGGAATCGACGGCGAAGGCCTTCGGCACGGTGCTGGCGGCCTCGCTCGGCGCCTTCGTCGCGCTGTTCGCGGCGTTCTCGCTGATCGCCGGCGTGGGCCTGGGCTGGACGACCGCGCTGGCCGGGTCGATCAAGATCATCAACTACATCACCCTGCCGACGGCGGTCGCGCAGATCACGGCGTTCCTGGCCGCCCCGTTCACCGACCTCCACCTGGCACCGATCCTCGTGGTGACCCGCGCGCTGGGCATCGTCCTGCTGGCGGTCACCCTCGTGGTGCTGTGGTGGCGGTTCCGGCAGAACGAGCGGCGCAACGTCATGGGCATCCTGCTGGGGCTGCTCGCCGTGTGCGTGCTCTCCCCCGCATCGCTGCCCTGGTACTACACCTGGCCGCTGGCCGTGGCGGGCGCGTTCACCTGGTCGCGGCGCACGCTGGCGATCATCGCGGGCCTGTCGGTGTGGCTCATGGTGGTCTTCATGCCGACGGGCTCGATCGGCCTGTACTCGCTGTGGAACGTGGCGTTGGCGGTCGCGCTGGGCGCGCTCGCCGGCTGGTCGCTGCTGGGCCCGGACCCGCTGAAGGTCCGGCCGAAGCTCGGGCTGGCACCCTCCGTCGTGTGA
- a CDS encoding TIGR03564 family F420-dependent LLM class oxidoreductase, giving the protein MVSRLPVDVGVALWQRARAENHVRDIVDQARTVHDLGVPAVWFGQRQDHDATTVAAVVGAQVPGLRVGTSVVPLGPRHPLVLGGQAQTANAASGGRFTLGVGVAGPERDRRTFGVRVERPIGHLREALAVLDDYRTTGTVDRGDGAVVARTAAPSAIAGGEGFGLLVAALGAQSLRAAGELADGSIPFLTGPRTLADRIVPGLLRGSGGEPRRVVAGVVVVVTDEPDRVRAAARPALDFYTTVPSYRSVFAAEGIAHPIELALIGDEEHVARGLRRYVDAGATELYATQTDLGGATDQARTWRLLGALSRDRSAGRRSALH; this is encoded by the coding sequence ATGGTCTCCCGGCTCCCCGTCGACGTCGGCGTCGCGCTGTGGCAGCGCGCGCGGGCGGAGAACCACGTCCGCGACATCGTCGACCAGGCGCGGACCGTGCACGACCTCGGCGTGCCGGCGGTGTGGTTCGGGCAGCGCCAGGACCACGACGCGACGACCGTCGCCGCGGTGGTGGGCGCGCAGGTCCCGGGCCTGCGGGTCGGCACCTCGGTGGTGCCGCTCGGGCCGCGGCATCCGCTGGTGCTGGGCGGCCAGGCGCAGACCGCGAACGCCGCGAGCGGCGGGCGGTTCACTCTCGGCGTCGGGGTCGCCGGGCCGGAACGGGACCGCCGGACCTTCGGCGTCCGCGTCGAGCGGCCGATCGGTCACCTGCGCGAAGCGCTGGCCGTGCTCGACGACTACCGCACGACGGGAACGGTCGACCGGGGCGACGGGGCGGTCGTCGCGCGCACCGCGGCGCCGTCGGCGATCGCGGGCGGCGAGGGCTTCGGCCTCCTCGTCGCGGCACTCGGCGCCCAGTCGCTGCGGGCGGCCGGGGAGCTGGCGGACGGTTCGATCCCCTTCCTGACCGGGCCGCGCACCCTCGCGGACCGCATCGTCCCCGGGCTGCTGCGGGGATCAGGCGGGGAGCCGCGTCGCGTGGTGGCCGGCGTGGTCGTCGTGGTGACCGACGAGCCCGACCGCGTCCGGGCGGCCGCGCGACCCGCGCTCGACTTCTACACGACGGTGCCCTCGTACCGGTCGGTGTTCGCGGCGGAGGGCATCGCGCACCCGATCGAACTCGCCCTCATCGGGGACGAGGAGCACGTCGCGCGTGGACTGCGCCGCTACGTGGACGCGGGCGCGACCGAGCTGTACGCCACCCAGACCGATCTCGGGGGCGCGACGGACCAGGCCCGCACCTGGCGTCTGTTGGGCGCGCTGAGCCGCGACCGAAGCGCGGGCCGCCGCAGCGCCCTTCACTAG
- a CDS encoding ABC transporter ATP-binding protein, whose amino-acid sequence MTTNLTETVPAIAFADLTKKYAETVVLGPVSGEFTRGGVTALVGPNGAGKSTLLTILGRLLTPDSGTALLEGTDIRAMKPTEIARKLAILRQENGVNARLTVRDLVAFGRFPHTKGRMTPDDVRHVDEALGFLGLTELADRFLDELSGGQRQRAFVAMTLAQDTDVILLDEPLNNLDMRHQVGMMRRLRRAADELGKTIILVVHDLNFAAAYSDRIVALKNGTIAASGAPSEIMTSELLTEIFETPVAVHVLEGGPVAVYAGL is encoded by the coding sequence GTGACCACGAACCTGACCGAGACGGTGCCCGCGATCGCGTTCGCGGACCTCACCAAGAAGTACGCCGAGACCGTCGTGCTGGGCCCGGTCTCCGGGGAGTTCACCCGCGGCGGCGTCACGGCGCTCGTCGGCCCGAACGGCGCCGGCAAGTCGACGCTGCTCACCATCCTCGGCCGCCTGCTCACACCGGACTCGGGCACCGCCCTGCTCGAGGGCACCGACATCCGCGCCATGAAGCCGACGGAGATCGCGCGCAAACTCGCGATCCTCCGGCAGGAGAACGGCGTCAACGCCCGCCTGACCGTGCGCGATCTCGTCGCCTTCGGCCGGTTCCCGCACACCAAGGGCCGGATGACCCCGGACGACGTGCGGCACGTCGACGAGGCCCTGGGCTTCCTGGGCCTGACGGAGCTCGCCGACCGGTTCCTCGACGAGTTGTCCGGCGGGCAGCGCCAGCGCGCTTTCGTGGCGATGACGCTGGCCCAGGACACCGACGTGATCCTGCTGGACGAGCCGCTCAACAACCTCGACATGCGGCATCAGGTGGGCATGATGCGGCGCCTGCGCCGTGCGGCCGACGAGCTGGGCAAGACCATCATCCTGGTGGTGCACGACCTGAACTTCGCCGCCGCCTACTCGGACCGCATCGTGGCGCTGAAGAACGGCACGATCGCGGCGTCGGGCGCACCGTCGGAGATCATGACCTCCGAGCTGCTCACGGAGATCTTCGAGACCCCCGTCGCCGTGCACGTCCTCGAGGGCGGACCCGTCGCCGTGTACGCGGGCCTGTAA
- a CDS encoding iron chelate uptake ABC transporter family permease subunit, whose protein sequence is MSLSEAVSAPAMAGGASRVSWRARMAIAATLATACLAVYLLMRTGADDVLRWDFQFGLSFERRLRTATAILIAAFCGALSTVLFHTVTHNRILTPQIIGLDSLYVLIQTVGVYLVGGRFVDNGDSVPQFVAQTAVMVMFAAVLYGWLFSGRFASLFLLLLAGVVLGLAFRAFAEFLQRLLSPTEFDALSIKLYGRLTAVNADLLPIATVACLVVGVIVWRRRRVLDVLLLGRDPAMGLGVNHQRELTLALVLIAVLVSISTALVGPMIFFGFIIATLAYQLAGDWRHRATLPMAFFIGVIMLAGGQFVLHNIFYANGMLTVIIEFVGGILFLAMLFRRRGTM, encoded by the coding sequence GTGTCGCTCTCTGAAGCCGTCTCGGCGCCGGCGATGGCGGGTGGCGCCAGCCGAGTGAGCTGGCGCGCCCGCATGGCGATCGCCGCCACGCTCGCGACGGCGTGCCTGGCGGTCTACCTGCTCATGCGCACCGGCGCGGACGACGTGCTGCGCTGGGACTTCCAGTTCGGCCTCTCGTTCGAGCGGCGTCTGCGCACCGCCACGGCGATCCTCATCGCCGCCTTCTGCGGCGCCCTGTCGACGGTGCTCTTCCACACGGTGACGCACAACCGGATCCTGACGCCGCAGATCATCGGCCTGGACTCGCTGTACGTGCTGATCCAGACCGTCGGCGTGTACCTGGTGGGCGGCCGGTTCGTCGACAACGGCGACTCGGTACCGCAGTTCGTCGCCCAGACCGCCGTGATGGTGATGTTCGCCGCCGTGCTCTACGGCTGGCTGTTCTCCGGCCGGTTCGCGAGCCTGTTCCTGCTCCTGCTCGCGGGCGTCGTCCTGGGCCTGGCCTTCCGCGCCTTCGCCGAGTTCCTGCAGCGCCTGCTGTCCCCCACCGAATTCGACGCGCTGTCGATCAAACTCTACGGCCGGCTCACCGCGGTGAACGCCGACCTGCTGCCGATCGCCACCGTCGCGTGCCTGGTGGTGGGCGTGATCGTCTGGCGCCGCCGCCGGGTGCTCGACGTCCTGCTGCTGGGTCGCGATCCCGCGATGGGCCTCGGCGTGAACCACCAGCGCGAGCTCACCCTGGCGCTGGTCCTCATCGCGGTGCTGGTGTCGATCAGCACCGCCCTGGTGGGGCCGATGATCTTCTTCGGCTTCATCATCGCCACGCTGGCCTACCAGCTGGCCGGCGACTGGCGGCACCGCGCGACGCTGCCGATGGCGTTCTTCATCGGCGTGATCATGCTCGCGGGTGGGCAGTTCGTCCTGCACAACATCTTCTACGCCAACGGGATGCTCACGGTGATCATCGAGTTCGTCGGCGGAATCCTGTTCCTCGCCATGCTGTTCCGCCGAAGGGGGACGATGTGA
- a CDS encoding iron chelate uptake ABC transporter family permease subunit — protein sequence MTGEYHITLAGLLAGDEEMWRMFFISRVPRTAALVFAGLAMSFSGVIMQRLTQNRFVEPTTAGTAEWAGLGVLLCMLYLPGATPMVRMIAATATAFLGTLIFLGFISRIRARRSAIVPLVGLMLGAVVQAVTTYLAIGANLLQAVVSWRSGGFAHIVRGFYEPLWAVAIIAVATFLLANYFTIAGLGKDVATSLGLRYGLTMGIGVTMVALASGVTSVVVGFIPFLGLVVPNIISALRGDDVRSGLPWVAVLATVLIVGCDLIGRIVVRPMEIPVSVIMGVIGAVTFLVIVLSRRNRVAL from the coding sequence ATGACCGGCGAGTACCACATCACCCTCGCGGGGCTCCTGGCCGGCGATGAGGAGATGTGGCGGATGTTCTTCATCTCCCGCGTTCCGCGCACCGCGGCCCTGGTCTTCGCCGGGCTCGCGATGAGCTTCTCCGGCGTGATCATGCAGCGGCTCACCCAGAACCGGTTCGTCGAGCCGACCACCGCCGGCACTGCGGAATGGGCGGGCCTCGGCGTGCTGCTGTGCATGCTCTACCTCCCCGGGGCGACGCCGATGGTGCGGATGATCGCCGCGACCGCGACCGCGTTCCTGGGCACGCTGATCTTCCTCGGCTTCATCTCCCGCATCCGCGCGCGCCGCTCCGCGATCGTCCCCCTGGTCGGCCTCATGCTGGGCGCCGTGGTGCAGGCCGTCACCACGTACCTGGCGATCGGCGCCAACCTGTTGCAGGCCGTCGTGAGCTGGCGCTCCGGCGGTTTCGCACACATTGTGCGCGGCTTCTACGAGCCGCTGTGGGCCGTCGCGATCATCGCCGTGGCGACGTTCCTCCTGGCGAACTACTTCACCATCGCGGGGCTGGGCAAGGACGTCGCGACGTCGCTCGGCCTGCGCTACGGGCTCACGATGGGCATCGGCGTCACCATGGTGGCGCTGGCGTCCGGCGTCACCAGCGTGGTCGTCGGCTTCATCCCGTTCCTCGGCCTCGTGGTGCCGAACATCATCAGCGCCCTGCGCGGCGACGACGTGCGCAGCGGGCTCCCGTGGGTGGCCGTGCTGGCGACCGTGCTCATCGTGGGCTGCGACCTGATCGGACGGATCGTGGTGCGGCCCATGGAGATCCCCGTGTCCGTCATCATGGGCGTGATCGGCGCGGTCACGTTCCTCGTGATCGTTCTGTCGAGGAGGAACCGTGTCGCTCTCTGA
- a CDS encoding ABC transporter substrate-binding protein — translation MFTRFRKAAPVAAALMATGLVFAGCSTTSADEEKPASGEKITVSTNKGEVQVPKNPKRVVVLDNTSAETVKAMGVTPVAIPKGLFAKSVLGDWISNADIKDTGTHAEPKLDVIEDVKPDLIIGGYRFAKAEADIKKIAEKTGAAFIDIAAEDGAPKGRVETMRDSTVTLGKIFGKDEQAKQIVAEFDQRLDAAKAQATGQTVFLSIVNGGKIDNGAKRMQPFIAPLNLKDVFAGQAGDHHTNSGLTPEAIAQANPQWVIVMDRDAAVPPTDGSKPQTAAETFRAQQAFANVEFQQKDRIFYLDNDFYIREGIQDYGENYAKLAEAIAAKK, via the coding sequence ATGTTCACCCGCTTCCGCAAGGCCGCGCCCGTCGCGGCCGCGCTGATGGCGACCGGCCTCGTCTTCGCCGGCTGCTCGACCACCAGCGCCGACGAGGAGAAGCCCGCCAGCGGCGAGAAGATCACCGTCAGCACCAACAAGGGCGAGGTGCAGGTCCCCAAGAACCCGAAGCGGGTCGTGGTCCTCGACAACACGAGCGCCGAGACCGTCAAGGCGATGGGCGTGACCCCCGTCGCGATCCCCAAGGGCCTGTTCGCCAAGAGCGTGCTGGGCGACTGGATCTCCAACGCGGACATCAAGGACACGGGTACACACGCCGAGCCGAAGCTGGACGTGATCGAGGACGTCAAGCCCGACCTCATCATCGGCGGCTACCGCTTCGCCAAGGCCGAGGCCGACATCAAGAAGATCGCCGAGAAGACCGGCGCCGCCTTCATCGACATCGCCGCCGAGGACGGTGCGCCCAAGGGCCGCGTCGAGACCATGCGCGACTCGACGGTCACCCTGGGCAAGATCTTCGGCAAGGACGAGCAGGCCAAGCAGATCGTCGCCGAGTTCGACCAGCGCCTCGACGCGGCGAAGGCGCAGGCCACCGGTCAGACCGTCTTCCTCTCGATCGTCAACGGCGGCAAGATCGACAACGGCGCCAAGCGCATGCAGCCCTTCATCGCCCCGCTGAACCTCAAGGACGTCTTCGCGGGCCAGGCCGGCGATCACCACACGAACTCGGGGCTGACCCCCGAGGCGATCGCGCAGGCGAACCCGCAGTGGGTGATCGTGATGGACCGCGACGCCGCCGTCCCGCCGACCGACGGCAGCAAGCCGCAGACCGCCGCCGAGACGTTCCGGGCGCAGCAGGCCTTCGCCAATGTCGAGTTCCAGCAGAAGGACCGGATCTTCTACCTGGACAACGATTTCTACATCCGCGAGGGCATCCAGGACTACGGCGAGAACTACGCCAAGCTGGCCGAGGCCATCGCCGCCAAGAAGTGA
- a CDS encoding polyprenyl synthetase family protein: MTLPVAPPQTSLTDIAAAVQPALESFLDERRDLVEPVGPVFTEATAGLERFVLRGGKRIRPAFAWAGWLAGGGEADGDVARAALRACASLEFVQACALIHDDIIDASLTRRGFPTTHREFAQLHAERGWSGSSEKFGEATAILLGDLALAWADDMFLGAGLDPERYLRAARAWAAMRTEVLGGQLLDIVSEAARDESEEAAERVVRFKTAGYTVERPLHVGAALAGAPEAAIAALREIGVDLGIAFQLRDDLLGAFGDPAVTGKPSGDDLRSGKHTPMLAHALATGGDAGAELRGLVGTDLDDAGVERARAALRETGAPAAMQARVEELTARATSALATAPIADGARPVLARLAAVLVDRAA; this comes from the coding sequence ATGACGCTGCCCGTCGCCCCGCCCCAGACCTCCCTGACGGACATCGCAGCGGCCGTGCAGCCGGCCCTCGAATCCTTCCTCGACGAGCGCCGCGACCTGGTCGAACCCGTCGGCCCGGTGTTCACGGAGGCCACCGCCGGGCTCGAGCGCTTCGTTTTGCGCGGCGGTAAGCGTATTCGTCCCGCGTTCGCCTGGGCGGGGTGGTTGGCGGGCGGCGGCGAAGCCGACGGGGACGTGGCGCGGGCGGCGCTGCGGGCCTGTGCGTCGCTCGAGTTCGTCCAGGCGTGCGCCCTCATCCACGACGACATCATCGACGCCTCGCTGACCCGCCGCGGCTTCCCGACCACCCATCGCGAGTTCGCGCAGCTGCACGCCGAGCGCGGTTGGTCGGGCTCGTCGGAGAAGTTCGGCGAGGCGACGGCGATCCTGCTCGGCGACCTGGCCCTGGCCTGGGCCGACGACATGTTCCTCGGCGCCGGCCTGGATCCCGAGCGCTACCTGCGCGCCGCGCGCGCGTGGGCGGCCATGCGCACCGAGGTGTTGGGCGGCCAGTTGCTCGACATCGTGAGCGAGGCCGCGCGCGACGAGTCCGAGGAGGCCGCGGAGCGCGTGGTGCGGTTCAAGACCGCCGGCTACACCGTGGAGCGGCCGCTGCACGTGGGTGCGGCGCTGGCCGGCGCGCCCGAGGCGGCGATCGCCGCGCTGCGGGAGATCGGCGTCGACCTGGGCATCGCCTTCCAGCTGCGGGACGACCTGCTCGGCGCGTTCGGCGACCCGGCCGTCACGGGCAAGCCGTCGGGCGACGACCTGCGCTCCGGCAAGCACACCCCCATGCTCGCGCACGCGCTCGCGACCGGCGGCGACGCGGGGGCCGAGCTGCGCGGGCTGGTCGGCACGGATCTCGACGACGCGGGCGTCGAGCGCGCCCGCGCCGCGTTGCGGGAGACGGGGGCGCCGGCGGCGATGCAGGCGCGCGTCGAAGAGCTCACCGCACGCGCCACGTCCGCGCTGGCGACGGCCCCCATCGCCGACGGTGCCCGGCCCGTCCTGGCCCGGCTCGCGGCGGTCCTGGTGGACCGCGCCGCCTGA
- the metF gene encoding methylenetetrahydrofolate reductase [NAD(P)H] → MPFSVEFMPPRDEEGEARLWRAVRTFERMDPAFVSMTYGAGGSTRDRTVRVTGEIAETTTLLPVAHLTAVNHSISELRALMGSYADQDVRNVLVLRGDPPGDPMGKWVRHPEGLKYASEVVELVRELGDFHVGVAAFPEGHHRSPDLETDVRYFANKLRAGADYSITQMFFDVDDYLRLRDAVVAADPEQGAKPLIPGIMPITSLKSVVRMAELSNAKIPEAMRAELRAAAGDGPEEDRAAVRAVGIDIATRMGERLIAEGAPALHFCTLNFAKATSEVLENLGMLPVGV, encoded by the coding sequence ATGCCGTTCTCGGTCGAGTTCATGCCGCCGCGCGACGAGGAGGGCGAGGCCCGGCTGTGGCGCGCCGTCCGCACCTTCGAGCGGATGGACCCCGCGTTCGTCTCCATGACGTACGGCGCGGGCGGCTCGACGCGCGACCGCACCGTCCGCGTGACCGGCGAGATCGCGGAGACCACCACGCTTCTGCCGGTGGCCCACCTGACCGCCGTGAACCACAGCATCTCGGAGTTGCGCGCGCTCATGGGCTCGTACGCCGACCAGGACGTGCGCAACGTCCTGGTGCTGCGCGGCGACCCGCCGGGCGACCCGATGGGCAAGTGGGTGCGGCACCCCGAGGGCCTCAAGTACGCGAGCGAGGTGGTCGAGCTGGTGCGCGAGCTGGGCGACTTCCACGTGGGCGTGGCCGCCTTCCCGGAGGGGCACCACCGTTCGCCGGACCTGGAGACCGACGTGCGGTACTTCGCGAACAAGCTGCGCGCGGGTGCCGACTACTCGATCACCCAGATGTTCTTCGACGTCGACGACTACCTGCGGCTGCGCGACGCCGTGGTGGCGGCCGACCCCGAGCAGGGGGCGAAGCCGCTGATCCCGGGGATCATGCCGATCACCTCGCTGAAGTCGGTCGTCCGCATGGCCGAGCTGTCGAACGCGAAGATCCCCGAGGCCATGCGCGCCGAGCTGCGCGCCGCCGCGGGCGACGGCCCCGAGGAGGACCGCGCGGCCGTGCGCGCCGTCGGCATCGACATCGCCACCCGCATGGGGGAGCGGCTCATCGCCGAGGGCGCGCCCGCGCTGCACTTCTGCACGCTCAACTTCGCCAAGGCCACGTCCGAGGTGCTCGAGAACCTCGGAATGCTGCCGGTCGGCGTCTAG
- a CDS encoding LppM family (lipo)protein, translating into MILRRMLAALAVLLLVAAPAACSSPGPGDRMSGKIVAAQTPAANPQGPQIAAPGELKGLAEVKPYDSNGKVGTQMIFQTITFGQFNQIGDVVSQAFDTSSASIKMRVQRTGGTVILSGTADLSSLAPNSAVIVVSLQFPGPVTATNGQQEADDLVTWTLNAGTSAALTAEAEYADPSIASFTKWAWITALTSFLAAAIVAVAAYVRRDRSPKPGQETAEPESLVELPQWLREKLKR; encoded by the coding sequence GTGATTCTCCGAAGGATGCTCGCGGCACTGGCGGTCCTGCTGCTGGTCGCCGCCCCCGCGGCGTGCTCGAGCCCCGGCCCGGGCGACCGGATGTCGGGCAAGATCGTGGCCGCCCAGACCCCGGCCGCCAACCCGCAGGGCCCGCAGATCGCGGCGCCCGGCGAGCTGAAGGGCCTCGCGGAGGTCAAGCCGTACGACTCGAACGGCAAAGTCGGCACCCAGATGATCTTCCAGACCATCACCTTCGGCCAGTTCAACCAGATCGGCGACGTGGTCTCCCAGGCGTTCGACACCTCGTCGGCGTCGATCAAGATGCGGGTCCAGCGCACGGGCGGCACCGTGATCCTCTCCGGCACGGCCGACCTGTCGTCGCTGGCCCCCAACTCCGCGGTCATCGTGGTCTCGCTGCAGTTCCCCGGCCCCGTGACCGCCACCAACGGGCAGCAGGAGGCCGACGACCTGGTGACGTGGACCCTCAACGCCGGCACGTCGGCGGCGCTGACCGCGGAGGCCGAGTACGCCGACCCGTCGATCGCGTCGTTCACGAAGTGGGCGTGGATCACCGCGCTGACCTCGTTCCTCGCGGCCGCGATCGTCGCCGTCGCCGCCTACGTGCGCCGCGACCGCAGCCCCAAGCCGGGCCAGGAGACCGCCGAGCCCGAGTCGCTGGTCGAGCTGCCGCAGTGGCTGCGGGAGAAGCTGAAGCGCTAG